In the Brettanomyces nanus chromosome 1, complete sequence genome, TATTTCTCCAACCATAACGGTGACAGGATCAAGTAAACTTGCTGTGGCTATCTTCTCTATAGCCTCTGGCATAGTAGCGGTGAACATCATTGTAGTTCTTTGAGGTTTACCCCCCTTTTCTCCAAAATAAAACGGATTAGTATCTCCAGATGGTAATTTATCCAAAATTTGGCTCACCTGCTCCTCAAATCCCATGTCTATCATTCGGTCTGcctcatcaagaacaagaaaatagcatttttcaagattCACAATGCTTCTCTCTATACAATCGATCAACCTTCCAGGTGTAGCTATGACTATTTCAGCCCCATTCGCCAACTTTGCCACGTTCTCTTCGTAACTATGGCCTCCAATCAAACTGGCAACGGTAAATCGAAGGTGCCGATAAAATTTCTCAAACTCTTTCTCAACTTGCAATGCCAACTCTCTGGTTGGAACAAGTATCAACGAATACGGTCCCTCAAAACCAGCTAAAGGTGGAAGTCTCAGCACATAATTGAGAATTGGAATAATATAAGCAAGAGTCTTACCACTACCAGTCTCTGCGATTCCTATTACATCACGGTTCTTCAAACCTGTCGGTATAGAAGCCCTTTGAATAGGTGTAGGCTCTCTATAACCTAGTCGTTCAAGTTGTTTGAGTAACAAACCATCAATCTCTATCTCCTGCCAATACCTTATAGGATTTTCCATCTTTCCACCTTTCGAACTAATATTGTAGTCCTCCTTCATGATTCGCCAATCTCGTGGTGTCATCTTATCTAATGGTTTCTGAGACCAGTGAATATCATCGtatttccttcttttgcGAAGAAGCTGATCATTTGTCAAGTCGTCTGTCTCTATAATTGGTTCAAAATCTCCTAAcgtatcttcttcgtttCCCCATTCAAATTGAAACTGTTTTTTTGGTTGAAGACTTGAACTTTGTTTCTTGTCAGCTTTTCTAGCCTTGATGGGTTCTTCAACTTGCCTGACTTGTTTAGCTTCAAGTTTCCTGGTTTCTCTGACCTGTTTcgcttcttcaacttgtctcttcttcttttcggcctctatcttctctctctgtACCTTTGAAACATATTTAGTGTGAGAACGGTCAATAGTCTCATCCTTTAATTTTCCTTTGCTCTGTTGTGTAATTAACTGATCAAGTGAAATGGGTACTGATCGTGGCATTATACGAAGAAAAGGgttaagaagaaggtgcTAAGAAAAGGTGCTAAGAAAAGGTGcttaagaagaaaaggtgGCTAAGAAGAAAGGGTGGATTTAAGAAAAGGTGGATTTAAGAAAAGGTGGATTTAAGAAAAGGTGGATTTAAGAAAAGGTGGTTTTAAGAAAAGGTGGTTTTGAGAAAAGTATTTATCCTAGTTTATTCCGTATTTAAGTATGATGAGTATGTATTCTCCGATGTGCGTGGAACTGCTTCACCTTGTTGATGGCCTCGGCAGCCGCCCTATCCACAGAGTTGTGTAAGGCCAAGATATCGTTCTTTTCAGGAGTCTCCTTAGGGAGTTTCATGCCAATGACCTTTTCTATCCTCAAAATCATCTCCAAGTCATACTGTGTCACTAGCGAAACGGATTTACCCGTTCTACCGGCACGTGCGGTTCTTCCTACACGATGTATGTATGCCTTAGAGTCTGTTGGAATATCATAGTTGAGAATAAGATCGACACATGGAATATCCAAACCTCTGGCTGCAACATCGGTAGCCACCAATATACTCTTATCGCCGGATCTGAATTTATTAAGCGCACCAAGTCTCTGAGCTTGTGATAACTGTCCGTGAAGAGGAATTGCTGGGAATCCCAAGATTCTTGTCATCAATGCAACATGTTGAGCATGTGCACACGTTCTTGTGAATATTATGACGGATTTCCCCATATACTCGTTCAAGATGTACATCAAAAAGGTATTCTTATATCCGTCCGGAACAACCATCATCGACTGGATCAAGGTATCAACAGTAGAGTATTTACCGTTGACCTCGATCTTTGCAGGATTAATCAAAGAGGCTCTCTGTAATTTATCCACCTGCGACGTTAACGTGGCAGAGAAAAGATATGTCTTCCGTTCTCgtggaagaacttgaagaatcttGTCGACAACTGGACCGAACTCCATTTCCAACAATCTATCAGCTTCATCCATCACAAAGTATTTCATGGCTCTCAAAGAAAATCCCTTTGTATTTTCTAAATGATCCATCAAACGTCCTGGAGTGGCAACAATGACATGAGGTTTCCTCATAAGCTCTTTGGCTTGATCCATCATATCCATACCTCCCACAATAGTCGCACATCTTAGTCCCATATTAGCACCCAACGCATCAAATGTCTCTCTAATTTGGTATGCCAACTCCCTCGTTGGTGCCAAAACCAGAGCAAAATATGGTGTCTGTGCATCCCATAGTGCCTGTAATATAGGAATCACGTATGCAGCAGTCTTACCTGATCCTGTCTGTGCAATACCTAtaatatctcttccttttaATGAGTACGGTAACGATTGCTCCTGGATAGGTGTAGGCATCGAGAATTTGAGAGAATTtaaagcttcttcaatgtcCTCTTTCAAATTAAATTCCTTGAAAGACTTGGCCTTTGTGTCGTtggtcttcttctcgttggtcttcttatcattgatcttcttatcattgATCTCACTGTTttccttattttctttggtaCCTAGTTTTTTCTTGAGAGCATCGATATCAACCTTGGATGCTCTAATCGAAGGTTTTGTTACTTTCGATGAGGGCATAACTAGGAGTAAAGAGATTACAATGAATAAGTATAGATGATTGAttggatctttctttttagtTAGTCCATAAATTTTTCtcctattttttttttttttcatctgaaaaattttaagCGcagtatttttttttcctctatATTCAGGATCCATTTCTTCTGTACATCATCACTACTGTCAGATAGCAGTAATAGAGAGCAATAAAATGGcaataagaagagtaaGTAAAGAAAGTTCATGATAGATATTATAGAATTTTTACTAACAAAAAGATTCCTTCCTGCAGCATAAAAGAAGAACCCACGTTGTCCAAACGGATAAAGAATATACAAGTGTGCCGAGGTCCATGGTGATCCATCTTGGAACCGCCCAGAAAAACCACACCCTTGGACAGTTGGTTAAAGATGTTAGAAATATGATGCAACCACATACAGCAGTGAAGCTTCGTGAAAGAAGGAGCAATAAAGTGAAAGACTTTGTCTCTGTTGCTGGAACTTTTGGAGTCTCGTTCTTAATGATTTTCAGTCAGAATGAGAAAACTGGAGGTATCCATCTTCGATTTGCCAAGATGGCACATGGACCTACGATATCTTTTAAAATTCTTGAATATTCTCTATGCAAAGATATTTCAAGAACTTTGCATAATCCCAAGTCCTTGGCTAGGGGTAGTGTTGAATATCAGAGTCCCCCATTACTTGTGTTGAATGGATTTACCAATCCGAAGGAAGCAGCCTCCTATGAGAAGTTGGTCATTACCATGTTCCAAAACATGTTCCCAGCAATTACACCTCAAACTATTAAAGTTGGAACTATTAAGAGAGTTCTTCTTATAAATAAGGATAAGAAGTCTGGAATAATCGATGTGAGACATTATGCTATAGATACTAAATTGGTGGACGTTTCAAGGAATGTGCGCAAATTGGTTTCTATGAAGAATAAGCGTAATAAGAAGATTCCAAACCTATCCAAGGTGAAGGATGTTGCAGATATCATTTTAGATCCATATGCACAGGCCGCATTTACGTCGGATTCAGAGGTAGATACCGATGCTGTTGTAGAGGTtcgagaagagaaagaagagaatgtGACCAAACTTAAGGAAAAGGCGGAAATTAAAGTAGATACaatggaagaaggagaggaaaGTGGTGATGTTAAGAGGAAAAAAGCGGTTAAGTTGACAGAAATTGGACCTAGAATGAGGCTCgagttggtgaagattgAGGAGGAAGTGTGTGGAGGTAAAGTTCTGTATCATTCGTATATTCacaaaagtgaagaagaggttgaatTGATGGACGAATTACAAGCcgataagaagaagcagaaggaacagagaaagaagcagcagagAGAtaatattgaaaagaagaggaagtaTAAGAAGGTTCGATTTGCAGGAGCGGGTGATGCGAAGAAGGAAGgtgatgatgttgaaatagatgctgatgctgatgctgatgctgacGTTGATGTTGACGTTGACGCTGATGTTGACATCTCCTCAAGCAACAGTAActcagatgatgatagaCTATTCGATGAGTGACTCTTCTAATTATATTGTTACATATATATTAATCTAATAAGCTCTTCTGGTATCAGTAACCTGgtccttcaatttttcatcccACTCTTCCTTAAGCTGTTTTAGGTACTTAAGAACGTCATCTTTACCAGTAGGGTCGATTTCATcgatcttcaaatactcGTGGCCTCTTGCGGTGGAAGCACTGCCATACTTAAGATCCTGCCTATCGGACTTAATATCAGCTTTCAGTGCTACAAAAATAGGAGCATTGGCAGCATTCCAACCAGTGAGATTGTGCCAAGGAGAACCCAGAAACCTGGCCATATagaacatcatcatcataatgTAGTAACTGAAAATGttcaaaaacttgaagaaggagaatgaAACAAACACACCGGGATGAGTGAGATACTGTTTAATACCATACTCATCATATAGCTCCTTGTAAGTAGCCAAGTGCACCAAATCCACGAGTCTTTTCGATCCTCCGTATGGCACTTCAGTTCTAAGTAGTTGCATGTCATCGAAAGAGAGATACTTGGTCTTGGACATAACGGAACCAACCCAGATAATTCTTGGATCTTCAGATTTGACAAATAGACACTTTTTAAGTGACTCGATAAAGTAGAAAGGACCAAACACATTGACCTGGAAGACAAAGCCCATGCCATCTTTGGTCTTAACACCAACCTTCTCCATTTTATATTCAGGACACGTAGAAGCGCCAATTGGGTCACTAAGCATCTGTTTAGTAGCCGCAAAGTAATCGAAATGATCATGGGCATTTTGTGAGGCGTTGAGAAACAAATAGTCGAGCTTAGGGTAATCTTTCTTCAGCTTGTAGATAGCAGTAGCCACTGAGATCATGTCACCAAAATCTAAAAGCAAGTAATCAAAGTCAAGAAATCCTGTTTTCCGATGCGAGTGCTCATCGTTGTATTTCTCAATGGACTTTATCGTTTCATTAGCTTTAACTAGTGTTCTAGATGTCACTATAATAGTCAATCTGTGATCTGAGGGAATCTCATCGCATAGTCTATAAGCGATATTGATACCAAGGTTACCACTGGTACCGGTAATGATAGCGATTTTACGGGGGGCTGACATAAAAACAAGCGAAAAACACCGAGTTCGACAAATAACCAAAAATCAGACTTGATAGGTACTCAGCCTGTTCTTATATATCCAACAACAGAAGATAAGTTATGTCTAACCAGGTTTCTTTgtctctatttttttcattcatcgagtttttttttttcagtCGTATAAATCGTAGCGATGAATTTTAGCTGCATCAAGATGCATCGGGCTGCAGCattaagaagatcaagtAAATAAAATACGAATATGGAGATGAATCGATGATGGCGAAAAGGCTGAAGTTACAGCAAATGGCGGACGAAAACTGTTTAAAAAGTGGGCAGGATTACAATaaatggagaaagaatTCTCATTTAGACGAGTCTGTCTTATTGAGACCGTTGTGCATTAATAAGGATGTGCGTATGTATGTAAGGTCATTCCGATATATATAAAACGTCGATATTGGCCCCTCAAAATTGATACCATCACCGTTCTAAATTCTTAAAATAGTTTGGGGCATGCACAGTTGTATAATTCGGGTGGATTCGGCTATAAGCTGGGATAGTCTTGCTGTGGGAATCTGAAACATCTTTTCAAACCTTTCTCTCagtaattttttttttgcaaCCACAGTATGCACGAAAATagatttcctttttgggaaAGATACCTGTAGATGGTCAAAAAGTGATGTTTCAGATATTCAAGGATCGGATAGCAAAGGAAGGATATAAAGTGAGGAGTTGTCTGGCATGGGAAAGTtttcattcaaaaaaatagagaTTGGATACTCATTGCTATGGAGTCTACTGGTTATATATTCAACGTGCGTGACTATGCTGTGAAGGAGATATTAGGACAGGGAGCTTATGGTGTGGTGGCTCTTGGAAATCATCGTAAGACAGGTCAAAGTGTAGCtatcaaaaaaattgaGCCTTTTCAGAGAACTCTTTTCTGTCTCCGAACTTTGAGGGAAATCAAGTTTCTGAAGCAATTCCATCATCCTAATATTGTAAGGATTGTGGATATCCAGAAGCCATTAAGTTTCGAGAGCTTCAAGGAAGTTTATGTAATCGAAGAATATATGGATGCTGATTTACATAGTGTGATTAGAACCCAGGTGCTCAGTGACGAGCATATTAAATATTTTCTCTACCAGATACTCAAAGGAGTGAAGTATTTACATAGCTGTGAAGTGATTCATAGGGATTTGAAGCCTGCCAATTTATTGGTTAATGAGAACTGTGATTTGAAAATCTGCGATTTTGGATTGGCTAGAATTGATAATGATTCCGCAAAACGTGATGATAAGGTGTCTTTTATGACAGAATACGTTGCCACTAGATGGTACAGAGCTCCAGAGATCATGCTTTCTTCGTCACAGTATTCGAAAGCCATAGATATGTGGTCCATAGGATGTATTGTGGCCGAGATGATTCTCAGGGAGCCTTTTTTACCTGGAACAGACTACAGAAATCAGCTAGCACTAATTTTTGAGGTTTTGGGTACCCCTACACCTGAAGATATGAGGTGCATTAAATTGAAAAGGGCCAGAGAATATGTCAGGGCACAAAAAGTACGCCGAAAAATCCCTATGTCCAAGATCTTTAGACGTTCAAATCCATTTGCCGTGGATTTTATAGAGCGTACTGTTTGCTTTGACCCTTCCAAACGACCAACAATTCAACAGGCTTTAGATCATCCCTATGTTAAGGATTTCCGTGAACCCGAAGAGGAAATTAGTGCTCCCAAATTTCCCcatgatttctttttctttgacaGCTACAAGGATCAGTTGAAAATGGTGGATCTCAAAAGAATTCTCTATGCAGAGATAGTTGCAGGATAGGCAGATCAGACCCCTTTCGTATACCGTCGTTCTTATGAAGTCGCGTCGAGCGGCGTTTGATCGAGTCAAATCAAATCGACTCCTGTCAAATCAAATCGAATGCGGTCCAATCAAGTCGAATTCGGTCAAATCAAGCCGAATCCGGTCAAATCAAGTCGAGTCGCGTCGAATCGCGTCGAATTGtaataaaaatttttattaGTCAAATattaaaagaaaaagataaaGGGGGGGACCCTTATTGCCCTCACCTACATaacacttttttttcttgtagGTAACGCCAGTGTCGGTTTGTTGATAATGTCTGCCTTCTTATTGAATGCACGGAAACGTCGTATGCTTGGGCTTGCAGCAATTGCGCTATTTATAGTGCTTTTGGTCTCTGTTACAGGgtcatcttcgtctttGGTTAAGAGTACCAAGGATAGagctgcttctgctgcatATAGCGACGAGGTTAAGGACAATGCAAAACCTATACATGGTGGCGCTGCGTCAGAGTATGAGGTTTTTGGAGATTCGAACTCAAACGGAGACAAAGAACCAATTAACGTTGATacaaagaaattgattaaCGCCAATGATATGGTTAAGGATAAGAAGTCGGGAGTTATTGACGAGTCCAAGGTGAAGGAGGCTGAGGATAACAAAAGAGGTCTTTCAGGTGATATTCCGTTAGTCGCTGGGGATGAtgcagctgctgctgcaggTTATGCtaagcaagaagaagcagcagaaagCGACGTTAAGGGAAATATGAGAGGAAGTTCTGTTGCCAGTGCTGAAGGAGCACAAGCTAGTTCTGCTTTCGGTATGGAAGACTCGAAGGGTTCTGAGGCAAAGACGGCTATTGGATCGAATTCGAACTCTGATAGTGATAGTGGATTATCGCCTGCTCCAATTCAAGCGGATATGCAGCTTCGTAgtgccaagaagaagactcACAGTGTTGtcgatgaggatgaagatgatgatgctaGTGGAAAAGATAACGATGGCAACAGCGTTTTGGTGGATGATGACAAGGAACATATGCAGTTGAGCAGATCTAGACTTCGTCCTGGTGAAAAATCTGATAGCCTGGTGGAGGTGGCTAAAGGAGCATTTGATGCAGCCAAGGAATACCAGGAAATCTTACAGCTCTCGCCGGTGATCATATTCTCCAAGACGTATTGTCCATATTCGAAGAAACTAAAGGAGATACTCACTGTTAACTATGAAATTACGCCTATACCAGTGATAGTTGAGTTGGATATGCACCATCATGGAGAATTCTTACAACAGTATGTTGGCAAGAAGACAGGACGCAGTACCGTGCCAAATCTATTGATAAAAGGTGTTAGTAGAGGTGGATGCGATGAGATTAGTGAGCTTCACGAGTCAGGAAAATTGTTGGGTAAATTGAAGCAGTGGGCTGGAAGCATTGCCAAAATTGAAAAGGTTAATGCGCCTTCAAACAGCTAGAGTGATACAGGGATACATTCTTAAATGGGGTTAGGTAAATACATTTCGCTAACGAATTAGGGAATCGACCATCGACTGGACGATTTGTAGACGTGTAGTTCAACGTGTAGTTCAACGTGAGTTCAACATATAGTCTACGATGAAagtttctttctccttgGTCTACCATGTTTCTGGAATCTGAAACCTTAGACGCAATTCCCCGGAGTAACAATCCGAGAATTGTTGAGCCTCACTATGAATCCAGAGGAATAACGAAGCCATCTACTTCTCTAAGAAAGCTTATCAAGAGTCTCGACCTAAGTAAGCATCCAGAAGGAGGATATTTTAAGCAGACTGATAAGTCTCCTTTGATTATGGAGAATCCTTATTATCCTGGTGATAACAGTGGTGTTAGCACGGACATAGAAACCGGAGATAAGAAACCTTTGAGTCCTACGAGAAGTTTCTCCACACTAATTCACTATCTAATCACATGTGACGCACCTCTTGGCAGATTCCATAAGAATAAGTCCCGGATCATTCATATATTACAGAGAGGCCGGGGTCAATACGTTTTAATATATCCAGATGGACGAATAAAAACATTTATAGTTGGTTTCGAtacagaaaaaggagaagttgatcagTGGGTAGTCCCCGGTGGAGTTTATAAGGCTTCCTTTTTGCTTCCTAAAGACCCGatcaaaggagaaagtGACGAAGATCATTTACTGATCAGCGAGGTTGTTGTCCCTGGTTTTGAGTTCGAGGACCATAAGTTCATGCCGAATGAAGAgtgtttgaaaagattAGTTAAAGATGAAAGGAAAGCAGAGGAGATGAGATGGCTATTAGGTGTCATGCGATAGGTAGGGTTGCACACCTTGCACCTTGCGGTGGAGTCGGTATGGTAGGTTCCTTTTCGATATTTCGCGGAATTTCCCGGTagactgaaaattttggGAGGCTTCCagagactgaaaaatttttaatATTAAAAGAAGCTCTGTACTTTTTAGTTGTTCGTACTTTTTACCTTAACAAATAGACAAGTAAACAAGATGGCTACTGAATTGACTGTCCAGTCTGAGAAGGCTTATCTTAAGGTATGTATGATGGCGGCACTACAGGTTCAACAAGATGCTCCAACGTGCACCAGCGTGCACCAGCGTGCTCCAACGTGCTCCAACGTGCACCAACGTGCTCCAACGTGCACCAACGGCACCAACGGTACCAACAGCATACTCAGGTTGAACCATCTCCTCTTACAAACACGTTCCATACTAACATCAAATATAGCAACCTcatatcttcaacaacCCAAAAGCTAAGGTGACCAAGAGAGCCAAGAGATGGTATAAAGACATTGGTTTGGGATTCAAAACACCAAAGGAAGCCATTGAAGGTACCTACATTGACAAGAAGTGTCCATTTACTGGTCTGATTTCAATCAGAGGTAGAATCTTGACTGGTGCAGTTGTGTCAACCAAAATGCACAGAACCATCATTGTTAGAAGAGATTACTTGCACTACATTCCAAAGTACAACAGATACGAGAAGAGACATAAGAACTTTTCTGCTCACATTTCTCCTTGCTTCAGAGTTAAGGAGGGTGACAGCGTTACTGTTGGCCAGTGCAGACCTCTTTCTAAAACTGTCAGATTCAACGTCATCAAGGTCAATACTACCAACGGTGCTAAGAAGTCCAAGTCTTTTGACAAGTTCTAAGTAAGTGATCTAGTGTGTAGATGTTATATAGAACCTCG is a window encoding:
- the RRP3 gene encoding ribosomal RNA processing protein (BUSCO:EOG09342EZI) gives rise to the protein MPSSKVTKPSIRASKVDIDALKKKLGTKENKENSEINDKKINDKKTNEKKTNDTKAKSFKEFNLKEDIEEALNSLKFSMPTPIQEQSLPYSLKGRDIIGIAQTGSGKTAAYVIPILQALWDAQTPYFALVLAPTRELAYQIRETFDALGANMGLRCATIVGGMDMMDQAKELMRKPHVIVATPGRLMDHLENTKGFSLRAMKYFVMDEADRLLEMEFGPVVDKILQVLPRERKTYLFSATLTSQVDKLQRASLINPAKIEVNGKYSTVDTLIQSMMVVPDGYKNTFLMYILNEYMGKSVIIFTRTCAHAQHVALMTRILGFPAIPLHGQLSQAQRLGALNKFRSGDKSILVATDVAARGLDIPCVDLILNYDIPTDSKAYIHRVGRTARAGRTGKSVSLVTQYDLEMILRIEKVIGMKLPKETPEKNDILALHNSVDRAAAEAINKVKQFHAHRRIHTHHT
- a CDS encoding uncharacterized protein (BUSCO:EOG09341BT0), encoding MPRSVPISLDQLITQQSKGKLKDETIDRSHTKYVSKVQREKIEAEKKKRQVEEAKQVRETRKLEAKQVRQVEEPIKARKADKKQSSSLQPKKQFQFEWGNEEDTLGDFEPIIETDDLTNDQLLRKRRKYDDIHWSQKPLDKMTPRDWRIMKEDYNISSKGGKMENPIRYWQEIEIDGLLLKQLERLGYREPTPIQRASIPTGLKNRDVIGIAETGSGKTLAYIIPILNYVLRLPPLAGFEGPYSLILVPTRELALQVEKEFEKFYRHLRFTVASLIGGHSYEENVAKLANGAEIVIATPGRLIDCIERSIVNLEKCYFLVLDEADRMIDMGFEEQVSQILDKLPSGDTNPFYFGEKGGKPQRTTMMFTATMPEAIEKIATASLLDPVTVMVGEIGEAVESVTQIAIKTSMDDDKKLLTLRKILERRNYRPPVIIFANYKKTCEIIGDYLSQSGFIPVVMHGSRTQEQRETAIRELKTGRADILVATDVAGRGIDIPNVSLVVNYQMTKGIEEYTHRIGRTGRAGKKGTAITFWNEETDKDVLYALKQMILRSPSSRCSEDLDKNQYANIKLEKNITN
- a CDS encoding uncharacterized protein (BUSCO:EOG09343DMY); translation: MAIRRHKRRTHVVQTDKEYTSVPRSMVIHLGTAQKNHTLGQLVKDVRNMMQPHTAVKLRERRSNKVKDFVSVAGTFGVSFLMIFSQNEKTGGIHLRFAKMAHGPTISFKILEYSLCKDISRTLHNPKSLARGSVEYQSPPLLVLNGFTNPKEAASYEKLVITMFQNMFPAITPQTIKVGTIKRVLLINKDKKSGIIDVRHYAIDTKLVDVSRNVRKLVSMKNKRNKKIPNLSKVKDVADIILDPYAQAAFTSDSEVDTDAVVEVREEKEENVTKLKEKAEIKVDTMEEGEESGDVKRKKAVKLTEIGPRMRLELVKIEEEVCGGKVLYHSYIHKSEEEVELMDELQADKKKQKEQRKKQQRDNIEKKRKYKKVRFAGAGDAKKEGDDVEIDADADADADVDVDVDADVDISSSNSNSDDDRLFDE
- a CDS encoding uncharacterized protein (BUSCO:EOG09342DQT) produces the protein MSAPRKIAIITGTSGNLGINIAYRLCDEIPSDHRLTIIVTSRTLVKANETIKSIEKYNDEHSHRKTGFLDFDYLLLDFGDMISVATAIYKLKKDYPKLDYLFLNASQNAHDHFDYFAATKQMLSDPIGASTCPEYKMEKVGVKTKDGMGFVFQVNVFGPFYFIESLKKCLFVKSEDPRIIWVGSVMSKTKYLSFDDMQLLRTEVPYGGSKRLVDLVHLATYKELYDEYGIKQYLTHPGVFVSFSFFKFLNIFSYYIMMMMFYMARFLGSPWHNLTGWNAANAPIFVALKADIKSDRQDLKYGSASTARGHEYLKIDEIDPTGKDDVLKYLKQLKEEWDEKLKDQVTDTRRAY
- the RPS11A gene encoding ribosomal 40S subunit protein S11A (BUSCO:EOG093444N7) — encoded protein: MATELTVQSEKAYLKQPHIFNNPKAKVTKRAKRWYKDIGLGFKTPKEAIEGTYIDKKCPFTGLISIRGRILTGAVVSTKMHRTIIVRRDYLHYIPKYNRYEKRHKNFSAHISPCFRVKEGDSVTVGQCRPLSKTVRFNVIKVNTTNGAKKSKSFDKF